The sequence TCGATCGATGGCTCCCTCAGAAGCTGAGCCGACAAACGCGGCCGGCGGTTCGGCTGCGTGAGATCAACCAGAGGGTTCCTTTAAGATGTCCGGGCCTGTCGTAGCGGTGGCTGGCGCCACCGGTGCCGTCGGTGTCGAGTTCCTGGAGTGCTTGCGCGAGCGGCACTTCCCCTTGTCGGATCTGCGCCTGTTGGCCTCGGCGCGCTCCAAGGGCAAGAAGGTGACGTTCAACGGCACCGAGCTCACCGTCGAGGAGCTGACCTCCGATAGCTTCAAAGGTGTGGATGTCGCCCTCTTCTCCGCCGGCAGCTCCATCTCCAGGAGCTTCGGGCCGATCGCGGCCAAGGCGGGTGCCGTCGTGGTCGACAATTCCTCGGCCTTCCGCATGGACGACGGCGTCCCCCTGGTCATCCCCGAGATCAATCCCGAGGCGATCGGGACCCATCACGGCATCATCGCCAACCCCAACTGCTCGACCATCATCGCCATCACGCCCCTATGGCCGATCCACAAGCTGAATCCGGTCCGCCGCGTCATCGCCGCGACATACCAGGCGGCCTCGGGCGCCGGGGCGGCGGCGATGCAGGAGCTGGAGGAGTCGACCCGCGCCTACCTTGCCGGCAAGCCCTACGCCAACACCGTCTTCCCGCATCCCTATGCCTTCAACCTCTTCAGCCACAACACCCGGATCGATCCGGCGACCGGCTACAACGAGGAGGAGACCAAGATGCTGCGGGAGACCCGGAAGATCTTCGGCGATCCCGATATCCGCGTCTCGGCCACCTGCGTGCGCGTGCCGGTCCTGCGCGCCCATTCCGTGGCGCTCACCTTCGAATGCGAGCGCAAGATCACGCCCGAGGAGGTGCGTCGCACCCTCGCCTCGGCACCTGGGATCAAGATCGTCGACGACCCGGCCAAGAACTACTTCCCGATGCCCAAGGACGCCTCGGGACAGAACGACATCCTGGTGGGCCGCATCCGCCAGGATGTGAGCGACGCCTCGGGCAAGTCGATCGCCATGTTCGTCGCCGGCGATCAACTGCTGAAGGGCGCGGCCTTGAACGCGGTACAGATCGCCGAGCATCTGGTCGGT comes from Pseudomonadota bacterium and encodes:
- a CDS encoding aspartate-semialdehyde dehydrogenase — its product is MSGPVVAVAGATGAVGVEFLECLRERHFPLSDLRLLASARSKGKKVTFNGTELTVEELTSDSFKGVDVALFSAGSSISRSFGPIAAKAGAVVVDNSSAFRMDDGVPLVIPEINPEAIGTHHGIIANPNCSTIIAITPLWPIHKLNPVRRVIAATYQAASGAGAAAMQELEESTRAYLAGKPYANTVFPHPYAFNLFSHNTRIDPATGYNEEETKMLRETRKIFGDPDIRVSATCVRVPVLRAHSVALTFECERKITPEEVRRTLASAPGIKIVDDPAKNYFPMPKDASGQNDILVGRIRQDVSDASGKSIAMFVAGDQLLKGAALNAVQIAEHLVG